GAAGAAGTCTAGAACTTGCTGATGTATCAATGTCTGTAGATAGTTGCCAAGCAGCCCAACAACTCTCTTGCAGCCGGCGGAAGGGAGATCTCGGTAGTGATGAAGTTATTTGCCGCTGCTGAAGGGGAACGCTATCTTGCTGAGTTATCGGTAGGGGCGCAGCCTGAAGATTATCGGTGAGACACAGCATTAAAAATCAGGTTTCTAGTTTTAATTGAACCGCCGTTTCTCTTGTTTGGGCTAGAAATGCATCGAGAAGCGGTTTACCAAACTGCATAAATGGTCGCACGATTTCCTTGCCTGCTGTTTCTGGTTTACCTGCATTGAAAGGTGGTTCAGGTGTGTATTCCATCATCAATTGAGCCATCTTTGCTACCTGTTCACCACAAAGCAATCCCAATAGCGTTAAGCCAAAATCAATTCCCGATGTGACACCAGCCCCCGTTACTCGATTGCGATCAATTACCACCCGTTGAGGAATAACTTCAATTCCCAGCATTGCCAGTTGAGCTCGAAATGCCCAATGACAGGTTGCTTTATAACCTTGCAGTAAACCAGCTGCCGCCAAGATCATTGAACCTGTACATACGCTAGTTACGTATTGAGCGGATATAGACTGTTGTTGCAGGAAGGACAAGATTTCAGCGTCTTTCATTACTTCGATCTGCCCAATACCACCGCCAGGAACGCAAATTACGTCTAGAGGTGGAGAATTGGCAAACGTTACGGTTGGAATAAAGGTCAGTCCTTCATTACTGATGATCGGGGTTAGTGTTTTCCAGATCAAATGCACTTGTGTATTAGGTGGAAATGCTAGAACCTGATAAGCTCCCATCACGTCGAGTTGAATAACACCTGGATAAATTAGAAAGCCGATTTGTAGTTGAGTCATAGTTTACAGTTGATTAAGATTTCCTATTGTGGAACGATTGTAGAGAGAGTCTGTTAACGCGCATAGTCCTCAGGTGGGTACACTTTCAACGCATGGATTATTCTCTTCACCGTTTATTTCAGGCGATCGCTACTGCACCAACTGAACAGGCATTACGATTCAGGTTCATGGATAGCATCAGCGAATACTTTGGGGTGCAACGTTGGGGAATTTATCTTTTAGACACGGAAGATAGCTTAGCCAGCGTTGATGTCAAGGGAGTTCCAGAGGCTTTTGTTGAGCGATATCAACAAGTAGGCAAATCTGTTGATCCAGTCCTGCGGTATGTTGTGCGGTATCATGCTCCAGCCCACGAAGAGTTAGTTTTGCCAAAAGGAACTTGGAAACAGAGCCAGTTGTACAAAAGGTGTTGCGCTGCATACGATCATGAGCATATTATGACTGGACCCATCATTGGGCAAGGTCAGTTGATCGGCACAGTGAACTTTGCTCGTACTAGTAATACACCCGCATTCAGTCAACTTGATTTGGCTAGTTTCGGCGCGGTTTGTACGCATTTCTCCGCACGACTTGCTGAGTTGCGACACCAACTATCAGTGGTTCCAAATCCACTTTTTAAGCGCCTCACCCCTAGAGAAGTTCAAATTGCTAATCTTGTTGCTAAAGGATTAACTAATGCAGAGATTGGCGCAGAGTTATGGATAACTCAGAATTCTGTCAAACAAGCCTTGAAGCGTATGTTTCGGAAATTAGAAGTTTCTGCTCGGACAGAAATGGTAGCGAGATTACGTGATATGCTCTCACCATGAAAGAAATCGATTAAATGCGAAAAA
This window of the Chroococcidiopsis sp. CCMEE 29 genome carries:
- a CDS encoding LuxR C-terminal-related transcriptional regulator; amino-acid sequence: MDYSLHRLFQAIATAPTEQALRFRFMDSISEYFGVQRWGIYLLDTEDSLASVDVKGVPEAFVERYQQVGKSVDPVLRYVVRYHAPAHEELVLPKGTWKQSQLYKRCCAAYDHEHIMTGPIIGQGQLIGTVNFARTSNTPAFSQLDLASFGAVCTHFSARLAELRHQLSVVPNPLFKRLTPREVQIANLVAKGLTNAEIGAELWITQNSVKQALKRMFRKLEVSARTEMVARLRDMLSP
- a CDS encoding DJ-1/PfpI family protein; protein product: MTQLQIGFLIYPGVIQLDVMGAYQVLAFPPNTQVHLIWKTLTPIISNEGLTFIPTVTFANSPPLDVICVPGGGIGQIEVMKDAEILSFLQQQSISAQYVTSVCTGSMILAAAGLLQGYKATCHWAFRAQLAMLGIEVIPQRVVIDRNRVTGAGVTSGIDFGLTLLGLLCGEQVAKMAQLMMEYTPEPPFNAGKPETAGKEIVRPFMQFGKPLLDAFLAQTRETAVQLKLET